From a single Sorghum bicolor cultivar BTx623 chromosome 5, Sorghum_bicolor_NCBIv3, whole genome shotgun sequence genomic region:
- the LOC110435268 gene encoding uncharacterized protein LOC110435268 produces the protein MTSSGEPSMDGRRPSLLHLRLLLPFLGPAPPPVDHGPTPPCRLSGSLAVRPCAGQVPQWLLPECRPSRAIVLGRQGPSTPPHDRVPLPDGQVGPSLSPSSFPCASCCRAEAMEATSRCTWSKEEDARIYRSATDKNCPWTWKIRR, from the exons ATGACAAG TTCCGGTGAGCCCTCCATGGATGGCCGGCGTCCTTCGCTCCTTCATCTCCGGCTGCTGTTGCCTTTCCTCGGACCAGCACCGCCGCCCGTGGACCATGGCCCCACTCCACCGTGCCGCCTCTCCGGTTCCCTGGCCGTGCGCCCCTGCGCAGGGCAGGTGCCGCAATGGCTGCTGCCTGAGTGCAGGCCGAGCAGGGCCATTGTCCTTGGTCGCCAAGGGCCCAGCACCCCTCCACATGACCGCGTGCCGCTGCCGGATGGCCAGGTTGGACCCTCCCTGAGCCCCTCCTCTTTCCCCTGTGCGAGTTGCTGCAGAGCAGAGGCCATGGAGGCCACGTCCAGATGCACATGGAGCAAGGAAGAAGATGCACGTATTTACAGAAGTGCCACCG ACAAGAACTGTCCGTGGACGTGGAAGATTAGAAGATGA